The genomic DNA GCGGCGCCGCCGATGACACCCCACAGTGCGATCTGGAAGACCAGCGAGCCGAACAGGAAGTCGTAGGTCATGGTCAGGTACAGCGACCAGGCGACGCGGTAGCCCGACCAGAAGGCCAACAGGCCGGTGCTGATCGCGATGATCAGGCTCTGCTGACGGTCGAAGCGGTTGACGTGCTGTTCGATGGCGGCGGGGAGCTTCATGGTGATTCCTTCCTCAGGTTTCTCGGACGCTCGTCGGTCGGCGTCGTTGGAGCAATCACACCGGGGCCCGGCGGCTACCGATCCCAAGTTCTGGTTGGGGCGGTGGGCATCGCGAGGGTGCACACAGATCGCAGATCTGGCCAGATGCATGCTCTGGCTGCACATTCGCGGTAGCCCGTACACACTCGGTCGGCGTGTCGTCTCTCTTGAGCTGCCGTCCGCAGCGGCCGGCGACCTCACACCGGGTTCCGACAATTACCTCTTCTACCTCTTCGCGCCCGCAGGGCCGGCGAGCGGCTGAAGCGCACAGTCAATGTGGCCCGACGTTGAGTGTGCGCGGGAGCAGACAAAGTTCGAGTGGCGAGCAGCTGGGACGCACGATCAATTGCAACCCAGTATTGACTGTGCGTGGGCGCTCAGAAACTTCGAGTAGCGAGCTGCTGGAATGCACGGTCAACGGTTCGCTGGTGTGGTGCGGAACGTGAGCGACGCCAGCCACGCGTCGCTGGCTTCACAGGCGGTGGCGGTAGCCGACCTTATCGACGAGGCCGCGACTCAGTCAGCCTGAGCCGGCCAGTGCTCCCGCCACTCGTCCTCTGACACCGCACCCAGCGGCGCCGCATCCAATTCCACCGCCACTTCGTCGCCGCGGCGGGCGGCGACGATACGGCGCTCGGCCTCGCGGACCGTGTCGATGAATTCCAGAGCGACTGTACGCAAAGCGCTTTCGGCGTCGATGTCGGCCGACACCGTCACCGCAGTCAGCCCGGCCGGAAGCAGGTCGGCGGGCAGCCCGGCTGCGTTCGCCCGTTCAAGAAGCTTCTGCGCCAACGCCAGCGCCGGCAGCGCCGTCGGCACCTCGTCCATGCACGACGTCCGTGCCGCCTTCTCCAGCGCCTTGCGCTCTTCCCACTGGGCGATCTGGTCTTCCAGCGAAATCTCTTGTCCGGCAAGTACTGCCGGCACCCGGTTGCCCAGCTTACGAATCAGGGTGTCGGCGACGTCGTCGATGCCGAACGGGTGTAGCGGCGCGTCTTCGGCGATGCGGGCGTGAAACAGCACCTGCAGCAACACATCTCCGAGTTCCTCACGGACGTCGTCGGCGTTACCGCCGCGGACCGCGTCGAACAATTCGTAGGTCTCCTCCAACA from Mycolicibacterium phocaicum includes the following:
- a CDS encoding nucleoside triphosphate pyrophosphohydrolase, which produces MTVVLVDPRRPSLMPIDALVLLTGDVQYTEELPVKVPWSLPAGRPAYGDADNPAPVLLSSDPEHPQVRARLAAGEKLIAADGSQPGERLIDAVTMMDKLRTNGPWESEQTHDSLRRYLLEETYELFDAVRGGNADDVREELGDVLLQVLFHARIAEDAPLHPFGIDDVADTLIRKLGNRVPAVLAGQEISLEDQIAQWEERKALEKAARTSCMDEVPTALPALALAQKLLERANAAGLPADLLPAGLTAVTVSADIDAESALRTVALEFIDTVREAERRIVAARRGDEVAVELDAAPLGAVSEDEWREHWPAQAD